From one Lotus japonicus ecotype B-129 chromosome 3, LjGifu_v1.2 genomic stretch:
- the LOC130743936 gene encoding uncharacterized protein LOC130743936, producing MTAWQDVLYHVFHRLPAYIVCRFKCVGKRVDYTRIPRFCEEQADHMLSVGDLHIFTSPVSDYHQVTGLGLHNLLEDGPAAGVPTDFFNVVARSGKILSSWNGLIVVRFRRKKVFRLLICNPVTSSWAPLRTRCGEYDANANVNIIIIPATAPTRNDYRLLSVTRQNKIFPPYVLKEYNQIADQWQVLNPDMNLGDRKLNISKPAIVNEWIYFMSDNYHYMNFIDDATIMPYIMAYSLTDHTSVRLDLPNNALEYLFHGSYGVFTWGCRWTSQESLCLVRFINSSFTLFTCAAPTSQNSSWVQILHVTMDDLVLSAARSSPNSIFREPIRWPYTVVNGNCLIFATREKIYGYNINGPHPWKLRQLGINDSRTNINFIPYSSTFQRCRCPHPSSFKKFLANNY from the coding sequence ATGACTGCCTGGCAAGATGTGCTTTACCACGTGTTCCATAGATTACCTGCATACATTGTATGTAGGTTTAAGTGCGTAGGAAAAAGAGTGGACTACACCAGGATCCCCAGATTTTGTGAGGAACAAGCAGACCATATGCTGTCAGTTGGCGATCTCCACATCTTCACTTCTCCGGTCTCTGACTATCACCAAGTTACAGGGTTGGGTCTACATAATTTATTAGAGGACGGGCCTGCGGCTGGTGTTCCGACAGACTTTTTCAATGTCGTTGCACGGTCGGGGAAGATTCTTTCGTCATGGAATGGCTTGATTGTTGTCCGTTTCAGGCGGAAAAAAGTGTTTCGTCTCTTGATCTGTAATCCTGTGACCAGTTCATGGGCTCCCCTCAGGACACGTTGTGGTGAGTACGACGCGAATGCTAATGtcaatatcatcatcatcccaGCTACGGCCCCGACCCGCAATGATTACCGATTGCTTTCGGTGACCCGACAAAATAAGATTTTCCCGCCTTATGTCTTAAAGGAGTACAACCAAATAGCGGACCAGTGGCAAGTTCTTAACCCAGACATGAATTTGGGTGACCGGAAATTGAATATTAGTAAACCTGCAATTGTGAATGAATGGATATATTTTATGTCTGACAATTATCATTACATGAACTTCATTGATGATGCTACCATCATGCCATACATAATGGCCTACTCTCTCACTGATCATACAAGCGTGCGGTTGGACCTTCCCAATAATGCTCTTGAATATCTCTTCCACGGGTCATATGGAGTTTTCACATGGGGCTGTAGATGGACATCTCAAGAGTCTCTTTGCCTAGTAAGGTTTATTAACTCTTCCTTCACTCTTTTCACTTGTGCAGCCCCTACTTCTCAAAATTCTTCGTGGGTTCAAATTCTTCATGTTACCATGGATGATCTAGTGCTTTCTGCAGCCCGTTCTTCACCCAACTCGATCTTTAGAGAGCCTATAAGATGGCCCTATACTGTTGTTAATGGAAACTGTTTAATCTTTGCAACCAGAGAAAAAATTTACGGGTACAACATAAATGGTCCACATCCCTGGAAATTGAGGCAGCTAGGGATCAATGATTCGAGGACAAATATTAACTTTATTCCTTACTCTAGTACGTTTCAACGATGTCGCTGTCCTCATCCATCTTCTTTTAAAAAGTTTCTTGCTAACAACTATTAA